The Rhabdothermincola sediminis sequence ACCAGCCCGATCACCGCGATGGCGCCGAGCACGAAGCCCGACCCCCACACCCCGAGCAGCTCGCCCAGGGGACCGCCGGTGAGAGCGCCCGCGTAGCCACCGGCACGGGTCAGCTCGGCGGTGGGGGCGTCGAGCGGCGGGCGGCCCCCGGCGAGATGGAGCAGCCCCGAGCCCGCGACCGCGAGGAGCACCGCGCCGATGATCGGCCGGACCGGGAGTCGGGTGCGCTCGCCCTCGCGGGGGCCCCGCACGAGGGTCGCGCCGAGGGCGACCAGTGCGATCGGGACCAGCCACGCCAGGCGGCCGACCAGGGAGCCGAGCATGTCGGCGACCGCCTCGCCCACCGGGCCGGCGGCATCGGCGAAGACCCCGAGCGCGGCGACGATGCCGGCGGCGATGCACACCACCCCCCAGACGTCGTGGCCGTGGCCGTCGAAGGCTTCCCGGATCGCCGCCGCCAGGCCGGCCCTCCCCGACCGGGACCTGCCGGATCCGGACCGGCCCTTCGCCTGGCGTCCCTGGCGACCGTTGCCGGACGTCGAGCCCTTCGCGCCTCGGCCGGTGCGTGCCGGTGGCGTCGACCTCGGGCGCGACGAGGACGTCGTGCTGCGTTGCTTCGTGGCCACAGTGGCCTCAACGCTAACAGCAGCAACATCAGCCACTGGCGGATCGTGCGCGACGCCAGCGCCCGGCTCTGTCGGGCCCTCGCGGGTGGGGCTCAGGCGGGTGGGAGCGGACCGTGCTCCCGGCAGGTGGCCTCGAAGCCGGTCGGGATGACCACCACCCGCAGGCGCCGGCCGCACGACGGGCAATGGCGAGGGGGGTCGAGCGCCCGCCGGCAGGCCGCCTGGTCACACGCCCCGGCGCGGGCGCCACACCACCGGCACCAGGGGTCCATCGGCCCTAGAGCACCTTCGACAGGACCCCGATCGGCATGCGCAGGTCGTCGAGCATCTGCAGGTCCTCCTCCGGGGAACGCCCGAGGGTGGTGAGGTAGTTGCCCACGATCAGTGCGTTGATGCCGGCGGTCATGCCCAGGGCCTGCAGCTCGCGCAGGGTCACCTCCCGGCCGCCGGCGTAGCGCAGGATGGCACCGGGCAGGCCCAGGCGGAACAGCGCGATCCACCGGATGGCCTCCAGCGGCTCGACCAGCGGGCGATCCCCGAACGGGGTGCCCGGCCGGGGGTTCAAGAAGTTGATCGGCACCTCGTCCGGCTCCACCTGCCGGAGCTGGCCGATGA is a genomic window containing:
- the bsaP gene encoding biotin synthase auxiliary protein BsaP, with the translated sequence MDPWCRWCGARAGACDQAACRRALDPPRHCPSCGRRLRVVVIPTGFEATCREHGPLPPA